In a single window of the Natronosalvus caseinilyticus genome:
- a CDS encoding NAD(P)/FAD-dependent oxidoreductase: MDVVVVGGGIVGLSSAHYLAERGASVTLYERGSLGAGSTARAAGGIRSQFSTAVNVELSLASKRVWNAFEETFGVDIGLRKNGYLFLARTEPTADEFRKNVRMQRRLGAESEYLSPAAATDHCPGLDPDPFVGATFNPDDGVADPNLAVQGYAAAARELGVEIRTGTAVTDVRLDDGRVVGVDVEGPDGRERHETDYVINAAGAWAGELAELADVELPISPRRRQVAVVDPTPPMPESIPLTIDLETGSYFRPEREGIALVGGHFPEDDDPGMDPSHFDEGMDLEWAARAVEYAADYAEYFGPETRIRRGWAGLYAVTPDHHPILEETIPGFVTAAGFSGHGFQHAPATGQVVAEIVLDGEPTLVDVSTLDSGRFDRGEALAERNVA, encoded by the coding sequence ATGGACGTAGTCGTCGTCGGTGGGGGCATCGTCGGCCTCTCGTCGGCACACTATCTGGCCGAGCGTGGCGCCTCCGTGACGCTCTACGAGCGCGGATCGCTCGGCGCCGGGAGTACCGCCCGTGCGGCCGGCGGGATTCGGTCGCAGTTCTCGACGGCGGTCAACGTCGAACTCTCGCTCGCCAGCAAGCGCGTCTGGAATGCGTTCGAGGAAACCTTCGGCGTCGACATCGGGCTTCGAAAGAACGGCTACCTGTTTCTCGCCCGCACCGAGCCTACGGCCGACGAGTTCCGCAAGAACGTTCGCATGCAACGGCGTCTCGGGGCGGAGAGCGAGTATCTTTCGCCGGCGGCGGCGACCGACCACTGCCCCGGTCTGGACCCAGACCCGTTCGTCGGCGCGACGTTCAATCCCGACGACGGCGTGGCGGATCCGAACCTCGCCGTACAGGGCTATGCGGCGGCGGCCCGGGAACTGGGCGTCGAGATACGAACGGGGACGGCCGTCACGGACGTTCGCCTGGATGACGGCCGAGTCGTGGGTGTCGACGTAGAGGGACCCGATGGCCGCGAACGTCACGAGACGGACTACGTGATCAACGCCGCCGGGGCGTGGGCGGGCGAACTCGCCGAACTGGCGGACGTCGAGTTGCCCATCTCGCCGCGACGGCGACAGGTCGCGGTCGTCGATCCGACGCCGCCGATGCCGGAATCGATCCCGCTGACCATCGATCTGGAGACGGGGTCGTACTTTCGCCCCGAACGCGAGGGAATCGCCCTCGTCGGGGGCCACTTCCCCGAGGACGACGACCCGGGGATGGACCCGAGCCACTTCGACGAGGGGATGGACCTCGAGTGGGCGGCCCGCGCCGTCGAGTACGCGGCCGACTACGCCGAGTACTTCGGCCCGGAAACCCGCATCAGGCGGGGCTGGGCGGGACTGTACGCGGTGACGCCGGATCACCACCCGATCCTCGAGGAGACGATTCCCGGTTTCGTGACCGCCGCGGGCTTCTCGGGACACGGATTCCAGCACGCCCCGGCGACTGGGCAGGTCGTCGCGGAGATCGTGCTCGATGGCGAACCCACTCTCGTCGACGTCTCGACGCTCGATAGCGGCCGGTTCGACCGTGGTGAGGCGCTCGCCGAACGGAACGTCGCCTGA
- a CDS encoding ABC transporter substrate-binding protein, giving the protein MRIVTTLPSATEIVCALGLEPVGVSHECDFPPAVRDCPSVTASRIDADASSGAIDEQVLEAVSGTDDGAGDGVYDVAVDTLDALDPDLVVTQGMCDVCAVDEVVVERALEEIAADPEVLTTDPHSIADVLADVERVGEAAGVPERARDAVAALEERIDAVRTRTADLALDERPRVAVFDWTDPVMIAGHWTAELVEWASGRYGLADVGEPSRPRAWDEIRAYDPEIAVVAPCGFDLEQTAANLTDLTDREGWDDLTAVREGCVWALDGNQYLNRPGPRLVDTLEALAPIVQPDRFPDPPDESVAVPLEVLDRGPEVDA; this is encoded by the coding sequence ATGCGCATCGTCACCACCCTTCCCTCGGCGACCGAGATCGTCTGTGCCCTCGGTCTCGAGCCCGTCGGCGTCTCTCACGAGTGTGACTTTCCACCCGCCGTCCGGGACTGCCCGTCGGTGACGGCCTCGCGGATCGACGCCGACGCCTCGAGCGGTGCCATCGACGAACAGGTGCTCGAGGCCGTTTCGGGGACCGACGACGGCGCCGGGGACGGCGTCTACGACGTGGCCGTCGATACCCTGGACGCGCTCGATCCGGACCTCGTCGTCACCCAGGGGATGTGCGACGTCTGTGCGGTCGACGAGGTCGTCGTCGAACGCGCCCTCGAGGAAATCGCGGCCGACCCCGAGGTGCTGACGACGGATCCGCACTCGATCGCGGACGTGCTCGCGGACGTCGAACGCGTGGGCGAGGCGGCGGGCGTTCCGGAGCGCGCTCGAGACGCGGTCGCCGCCCTCGAGGAGCGCATCGACGCCGTTCGGACTCGAACGGCCGACCTCGCGCTAGATGAGCGTCCGCGAGTCGCTGTCTTCGACTGGACCGACCCCGTCATGATCGCGGGGCACTGGACGGCCGAACTCGTCGAGTGGGCCAGCGGCCGGTACGGCTTGGCCGACGTAGGCGAGCCCTCTCGGCCGCGAGCGTGGGACGAGATACGCGCCTACGACCCCGAAATCGCGGTCGTCGCCCCGTGCGGCTTCGACCTCGAGCAGACGGCTGCCAACCTCACGGATCTCACGGACAGGGAGGGGTGGGACGACCTGACCGCCGTCCGCGAGGGGTGCGTCTGGGCGCTCGACGGGAACCAGTACCTCAACCGGCCCGGCCCGAGGCTGGTGGACACGCTCGAGGCCCTCGCCCCGATCGTCCAACCCGACCGATTCCCGGATCCGCCGGACGAATCCGTCGCCGTCCCGCTCGAGGTCCTGGATCGAGGGCCCGAGGTCGACGCGTGA
- a CDS encoding PadR family transcriptional regulator — MDQLTGFQRDLLYVIAGMDRPSGQQILDDINEYIDQPVTHGRLYPNLDTLVERELVEKGQLDRRTNYYALTPKGRRVLERRQKWVQRYVDV, encoded by the coding sequence ATGGATCAACTAACAGGCTTCCAACGCGACTTGTTGTACGTCATCGCCGGGATGGACCGTCCGTCGGGACAGCAGATTCTCGACGACATCAACGAGTACATCGATCAGCCGGTGACACACGGCCGGCTCTATCCGAACCTCGATACGCTCGTCGAACGCGAACTGGTCGAGAAGGGACAGCTCGACCGGCGGACGAACTACTACGCGCTCACCCCCAAGGGACGGCGCGTCCTCGAGCGGCGCCAGAAGTGGGTACAGCGATACGTCGACGTCTAG
- a CDS encoding formate/nitrite transporter family protein, whose amino-acid sequence MSGVPDPSEIFHRAAEEGRRRLEQPLLELAATGFIAGFTIVFGIVALGIVHAAIEPQFGDVARVVGALAFGVGVVLLVVGRAELFSENFFDPVAAAVERSDSWLVGPLLRLWSLTLVFNLVGGTLFVLVMSVDGALPPGSGAAMSTTAEELAHRKGAGMFADAIAGGVLVALLSHLLVSVDSDGGRIAVAYIVGALLALGPFDHVVVTVLHVLFGMRFGADIGVATLTLITIVSTAGNLVGGLGLVTLSHVAQAIGARESDT is encoded by the coding sequence ATGTCCGGCGTTCCGGACCCTTCGGAGATCTTTCATCGGGCGGCCGAGGAAGGGAGACGACGTCTCGAGCAGCCGTTGCTCGAACTCGCCGCGACGGGGTTCATCGCCGGGTTCACGATCGTCTTCGGTATCGTAGCGCTCGGCATCGTACACGCGGCGATCGAGCCACAGTTCGGCGACGTGGCGAGAGTCGTAGGCGCGCTCGCGTTCGGCGTGGGCGTCGTGTTACTGGTTGTCGGTCGCGCGGAACTGTTCAGCGAGAACTTCTTCGATCCGGTCGCGGCGGCCGTCGAACGATCAGATTCGTGGCTCGTCGGACCGCTGCTTCGCCTGTGGTCGCTCACCCTCGTGTTCAATCTCGTCGGTGGTACGCTCTTCGTCCTCGTCATGTCGGTCGACGGCGCGCTGCCCCCCGGGTCGGGAGCGGCGATGAGTACGACCGCCGAAGAACTCGCTCACCGGAAGGGCGCGGGAATGTTCGCGGACGCCATAGCGGGCGGTGTTCTCGTGGCGTTGCTCTCTCACCTCCTCGTGTCCGTCGATAGCGACGGCGGTCGCATCGCCGTCGCCTATATCGTCGGGGCCCTGTTGGCCCTCGGACCGTTCGATCACGTCGTCGTCACCGTCCTGCACGTGCTCTTCGGAATGCGGTTCGGAGCGGACATCGGCGTCGCCACCCTGACATTGATAACGATCGTTTCGACGGCCGGGAACCTCGTTGGGGGACTCGGACTGGTCACGCTCAGTCACGTCGCCCAGGCCATCGGTGCCCGCGAGTCCGACACGTGA
- a CDS encoding MFS transporter: MSEPSLEQSGLRSIPWASPTFQVILATTLVGVMGVSLISPILPVLQTQFDLTDAQAGLIITVFTLPGIVLAPLFGALADRVGRRAIIVPCLVGFGVTGGSIAFVDDFTALLVLRFLQGATSSALIGLAVTLVGDRYEGTQRNTLMGVNRSALSIGATLYPTVGGALAILAWYAPFLVYFVGVGVGFFALYALETQAIEQQSTGFSYLREAVSALPIREAMVLYVAVFSSIVLLYGALLTSLPLLLSDAFALRPFEIGVLLAAASITNAAIATQSGRLTLSFSTRTLIVTGFCCYGIALVGIGLAPTPVYVGASILFFGAGEGLAMPLLDTELSKLSPAGFRAGVMNVRTSVIRLGQTLAPVVFTTVAGFVGYSSLLFAAGVLTLGVTAAVVAFTR, from the coding sequence ATGAGCGAGCCGTCACTCGAGCAGTCGGGACTCCGGAGTATCCCCTGGGCGTCGCCGACGTTCCAGGTGATCCTGGCGACCACGCTCGTTGGCGTCATGGGCGTGTCGCTGATCAGTCCGATCCTACCCGTCCTGCAGACGCAGTTCGACCTCACCGACGCGCAGGCTGGACTCATCATCACGGTATTCACGCTTCCCGGCATCGTCCTCGCCCCGCTGTTCGGCGCCCTCGCCGACAGAGTCGGCCGCCGCGCGATCATCGTCCCCTGTCTCGTCGGGTTCGGCGTGACCGGCGGCTCGATCGCCTTCGTCGACGACTTCACCGCCTTGCTCGTGCTCCGGTTTCTCCAGGGCGCGACCTCGAGCGCCCTGATCGGCCTCGCCGTCACGCTGGTCGGCGACCGCTACGAGGGAACGCAACGCAACACGCTGATGGGGGTCAACCGGAGCGCGCTTTCGATCGGCGCGACGCTGTACCCGACAGTCGGCGGCGCGCTGGCGATTCTGGCCTGGTACGCGCCGTTTCTCGTCTACTTCGTCGGCGTCGGCGTCGGATTCTTCGCCCTTTACGCGCTCGAGACCCAAGCGATCGAACAGCAATCCACGGGTTTCTCCTACCTCAGGGAAGCGGTTTCGGCGTTACCGATCCGGGAGGCCATGGTGCTGTACGTCGCGGTCTTCAGTTCGATCGTGTTGCTGTACGGAGCCCTACTCACCTCCCTGCCGCTCTTGCTGAGCGACGCCTTCGCCCTGCGTCCGTTCGAAATCGGCGTGCTCCTGGCCGCCGCATCGATCACCAACGCGGCCATCGCGACCCAGAGCGGACGGCTGACGCTCTCATTTTCGACCCGGACGCTGATCGTCACCGGCTTCTGTTGTTACGGCATTGCACTTGTCGGCATCGGACTCGCGCCCACACCGGTGTACGTGGGGGCCTCCATTCTCTTTTTCGGCGCAGGCGAGGGGCTGGCGATGCCACTGCTCGACACGGAGTTGAGCAAACTCTCCCCCGCGGGATTCCGGGCTGGCGTGATGAACGTGAGAACCAGCGTGATCCGCCTCGGACAAACTCTCGCGCCGGTGGTCTTCACGACGGTTGCCGGGTTCGTCGGCTACTCGTCGTTGCTGTTCGCCGCCGGCGTGCTCACCCTCGGCGTGACGGCAGCGGTCGTCGCGTTCACACGGTGA
- a CDS encoding NUDIX hydrolase encodes MPADPLSWETVESDVAYSCPGFDVVTQTVRLPDGSETDFDYLSEPASVCILPLTDDGQVVCIEEWRQAVSRICRGLPVGTTEPDDDDLESAARRELAEETGYRAETLEALVTVEPANGLADSVMHFFVARGCEPASEQQLDHDESIRASPTPYETFLESVREGTIRDGRAVLAVAYYELLSQSKRSSD; translated from the coding sequence ATGCCGGCTGATCCCCTCTCCTGGGAAACCGTCGAATCCGATGTAGCCTACTCCTGTCCGGGCTTCGACGTCGTTACTCAGACCGTACGGCTCCCCGACGGCAGCGAAACCGATTTCGATTACCTCTCCGAACCCGCGAGCGTCTGCATCCTTCCCCTGACCGACGACGGACAGGTCGTCTGCATCGAGGAGTGGCGCCAGGCCGTCTCCCGGATCTGCCGCGGGCTACCCGTCGGGACCACCGAACCCGACGACGACGACCTCGAGTCCGCGGCCCGTCGCGAACTCGCCGAGGAAACGGGCTACCGGGCCGAGACGCTCGAGGCGCTGGTCACCGTCGAGCCCGCGAACGGCCTCGCCGACTCGGTGATGCACTTCTTCGTGGCCCGGGGCTGTGAGCCGGCAAGCGAGCAGCAACTGGATCACGACGAGAGTATACGCGCGTCGCCGACGCCCTACGAGACGTTTCTCGAGTCCGTCCGCGAGGGGACGATTCGCGACGGACGAGCCGTGCTCGCGGTGGCCTATTACGAACTGTTGTCGCAATCGAAACGGTCGTCCGATTGA
- the lpdA gene encoding dihydrolipoyl dehydrogenase, whose protein sequence is MGSRGIPAETDVLIVGAGPGGYVAAIRAGQLDLDVTLVERDAYGGTCLNYGCIPSKALIEASGTAHEAANATEMGIDADLTVDLERTQAWKRGIVEQLTGGVEKLCKATQVSLVDGLARFEDEHRARVITDGGEHELAFDHAIVATGSRPIEIPGFSFDDEPILSSRDALALSERPDSLVVVGAGYIGMELATVFAKLGTDVQVVEMLDDVLPGFESDLSRPVKRRAKELGISFALGEAASDWHDAGDEIEVRTETEDGDGSTYAADRVLVAVGRTPVTDTVDLEAIGLETTDRGFIETDDRARTDLEHVFAVGDVAGEPLLAHEASAAGQVAAEVIAGEPSRLDHRAIPAAVFTDPEIGTVGLTAEAAEESGFEPQVGTFPFRASGRALTMGRSDGFVRLVAAAETSRVLGGQIVGPEASELVAEIGLAIETGTTLEELGGTIHAHPTLSEAVMEAAENGLGHAIHTLNR, encoded by the coding sequence ATGGGTTCAAGAGGTATCCCTGCAGAGACAGACGTACTGATCGTCGGCGCCGGCCCGGGTGGCTACGTCGCCGCAATTCGTGCCGGTCAACTCGACCTCGATGTCACGCTCGTCGAGCGAGATGCATACGGCGGGACCTGCCTCAATTACGGCTGTATCCCCTCCAAGGCACTGATCGAGGCCAGCGGAACGGCGCACGAGGCTGCAAACGCGACCGAAATGGGCATCGACGCCGACCTGACCGTCGACCTCGAGCGAACGCAGGCGTGGAAGCGCGGCATCGTCGAGCAACTCACCGGCGGAGTCGAGAAGCTCTGTAAGGCCACCCAGGTCTCACTCGTGGACGGTCTCGCCCGGTTCGAAGACGAGCACCGCGCTCGCGTGATCACCGACGGCGGCGAACACGAGCTCGCGTTCGACCACGCGATCGTCGCGACCGGATCAAGACCAATCGAAATCCCGGGCTTTTCCTTCGACGACGAGCCGATCCTGAGTTCTCGAGACGCGCTCGCGCTCTCGGAACGTCCGGACTCGCTGGTCGTCGTCGGCGCCGGCTACATCGGGATGGAACTCGCGACCGTCTTCGCGAAGCTGGGTACGGACGTCCAGGTCGTCGAGATGTTGGACGACGTACTCCCCGGCTTCGAATCGGATCTCTCGCGGCCGGTAAAGCGTCGCGCGAAGGAACTGGGCATCTCGTTCGCCCTCGGCGAGGCGGCCAGCGACTGGCACGACGCGGGGGACGAGATCGAGGTTCGAACCGAAACCGAGGACGGGGACGGCTCGACGTACGCCGCGGACAGGGTGCTGGTCGCCGTCGGGCGAACCCCGGTCACCGATACGGTCGACCTCGAGGCCATCGGCCTGGAGACGACCGACCGGGGTTTCATCGAGACCGACGACCGCGCTCGAACCGACCTCGAGCACGTCTTCGCCGTCGGGGACGTCGCTGGCGAACCGTTGCTCGCACACGAGGCGAGCGCCGCGGGACAGGTCGCCGCCGAGGTCATCGCAGGCGAGCCCTCGCGACTCGATCACCGGGCGATTCCCGCCGCGGTGTTCACGGACCCGGAAATCGGGACGGTCGGGCTGACGGCAGAGGCGGCCGAAGAGAGCGGGTTCGAACCACAAGTCGGAACGTTCCCCTTCCGGGCTAGCGGCCGGGCACTGACGATGGGGCGGTCGGACGGGTTCGTCAGACTCGTCGCGGCCGCGGAGACCAGTCGCGTCCTCGGCGGGCAGATCGTCGGTCCCGAGGCCTCGGAACTGGTCGCCGAGATCGGACTGGCGATCGAGACCGGAACGACCCTCGAGGAGCTCGGGGGAACGATTCACGCCCACCCGACGCTCTCGGAGGCGGTCATGGAGGCTGCGGAAAACGGTCTGGGGCACGCCATCCACACGCTCAACCGGTAG
- a CDS encoding HalOD1 output domain-containing protein yields MIRPGTEDGNSRSDTSGRGGLETESATTGAVETPGSAVSPDHLKSTAEAPLAYTFDPEETPAQAIIDAVAAADGRDPLSLPPLFDAIDPDALNGLVAQPRSGSARRSWALSFEYGGWLVTVDANHQIVLEP; encoded by the coding sequence ATGATACGGCCAGGAACTGAGGACGGAAACTCGAGGTCCGACACGAGCGGTCGAGGAGGTCTGGAAACGGAGTCGGCGACGACGGGCGCCGTCGAAACGCCGGGATCCGCTGTCAGTCCGGATCACCTGAAATCGACCGCCGAGGCCCCGCTCGCCTACACGTTCGATCCGGAGGAAACGCCCGCACAGGCGATCATCGACGCCGTCGCCGCTGCCGACGGCCGCGATCCGCTCTCGCTCCCGCCGCTCTTTGATGCGATCGATCCAGACGCACTGAACGGACTCGTGGCCCAACCCCGGTCGGGGTCAGCACGACGGTCCTGGGCGCTCTCCTTCGAGTACGGCGGCTGGCTCGTTACCGTCGACGCCAACCACCAGATCGTCCTCGAGCCGTAG
- a CDS encoding helix-turn-helix domain-containing protein, translated as MTTIADFEIDASTVALGETFDTLPELTCSVEQVIAAADRGLWFEGADRSELEAALEDDPTVDDVALIAADKADGQLLYDVTMGDDALDVFELILEERGTVLSASANEGRWHLRVRFIDHDDASRLYDRLEESEANSTLKRLTELREAPSTTDRLTEKQYETLLTAFEQGYFTIPRETSMEELADELGISHQALSERFRRAYRELVLTALNGTHPTHPEDDASKPEPNQPA; from the coding sequence ATGACGACAATCGCTGACTTCGAGATCGACGCGTCGACGGTCGCCCTCGGTGAGACCTTCGACACCCTGCCGGAGTTGACCTGTTCGGTCGAGCAGGTCATCGCGGCCGCGGATCGCGGCCTCTGGTTCGAGGGTGCCGACCGCTCGGAACTCGAGGCAGCCCTCGAGGACGACCCGACGGTCGACGACGTGGCGTTGATCGCGGCCGACAAGGCCGACGGACAACTCCTCTACGACGTGACCATGGGCGACGACGCGCTCGACGTGTTCGAGCTCATCCTCGAGGAGCGCGGCACGGTCCTGTCGGCGTCCGCGAACGAGGGCCGCTGGCACCTCCGCGTCCGGTTCATCGACCACGACGACGCGAGTCGACTCTACGATCGACTCGAGGAGAGCGAAGCGAACTCGACGCTCAAGCGACTGACCGAGCTGCGAGAGGCCCCATCGACGACGGACCGCCTCACCGAGAAACAGTACGAAACGCTGCTCACGGCGTTCGAACAGGGCTACTTCACTATCCCGCGCGAGACGTCGATGGAGGAACTCGCCGACGAACTCGGCATCTCCCACCAGGCGCTCTCCGAGCGCTTCCGCCGTGCCTACCGGGAACTCGTCCTGACCGCGCTCAACGGGACCCATCCCACGCACCCGGAAGACGACGCCTCGAAGCCCGAACCGAACCAGCCGGCGTAG
- a CDS encoding DUF4397 domain-containing protein — MTSTRHTALESLEGTSRSNQVAGSVGERVFAVNEHGDESDVPVAGVRVTHLAPDAPAVDVAVDGESVVSGIAFERTTPYFVVEPGTHDVTITATGDEETVLYDESIAVEMAFYTVAVLDAPEEAARVELLSDAGSALLRLVHAAPDAPAVDVRDAESGRAVFGGVGFGRGTNYIALPSGSYTLEVAPAATGEETSADGETPGTGGEDRTDRGEDAVATVTVELEANTAYTAFAEGFLEPGTDTGRPDRAFAVQLTEDGPAALEESDAEPEQEPDSGERAPGDDDSDGGDDADEAGMDDTDGDESNGTNSIDETNSTDGTNSTSESDS; from the coding sequence ATGACCAGCACACGACACACGGCACTCGAGTCGCTCGAGGGCACGAGCCGCTCGAACCAGGTCGCGGGTTCCGTTGGCGAGCGCGTCTTCGCGGTGAACGAGCACGGAGACGAGTCGGACGTCCCGGTGGCGGGCGTTCGCGTCACCCACCTCGCACCCGACGCGCCGGCCGTCGACGTCGCCGTCGACGGGGAGTCGGTCGTTTCGGGAATCGCTTTCGAGCGGACGACCCCATATTTCGTCGTCGAGCCGGGTACTCACGACGTCACGATTACGGCGACCGGCGACGAGGAGACCGTCCTCTACGACGAATCCATCGCGGTCGAAATGGCGTTCTACACGGTCGCCGTCCTCGACGCTCCGGAGGAAGCGGCCCGGGTCGAGTTGCTGTCCGACGCGGGATCGGCGCTACTCCGACTCGTTCACGCCGCCCCCGACGCACCGGCTGTCGACGTGCGCGACGCCGAGAGCGGACGGGCGGTATTTGGCGGCGTCGGGTTCGGCCGGGGGACGAACTACATCGCCCTCCCGTCGGGATCGTACACCCTCGAGGTGGCGCCCGCGGCGACCGGTGAGGAGACGTCGGCTGATGGAGAGACGCCGGGTACCGGCGGCGAGGACCGTACCGACCGAGGTGAAGACGCCGTCGCCACCGTCACCGTCGAACTCGAGGCGAACACCGCCTACACGGCGTTCGCGGAGGGCTTCCTCGAGCCCGGTACCGACACCGGCCGACCCGATCGTGCGTTCGCGGTGCAACTGACCGAGGACGGGCCGGCGGCGCTCGAGGAGTCGGACGCGGAACCAGAACAGGAACCGGATTCGGGAGAACGTGCGCCGGGTGACGACGATTCCGACGGTGGTGACGATGCCGACGAAGCCGGGATGGACGACACCGACGGAGACGAATCCAACGGAACCAACAGTATCGATGAAACCAATAGTACCGACGGAACCAACAGTACCAGCGAATCGGACTCCTGA
- a CDS encoding desampylase, which produces MERAILEAARASAPGECCGVLGGEFDPDVSHARSHYPARNVADDPRTRYRIDPEEQLAIFERLEARGEDIVGFYHSHPHGPPGPSATDAEAAAWPDRSYVIVSFEGNGGDDDAVVRSWRWRDASGEDGQFEREQLEHSVGF; this is translated from the coding sequence ATCGAACGGGCGATCCTCGAGGCCGCTCGAGCGAGCGCTCCCGGGGAGTGCTGCGGCGTTCTCGGCGGCGAGTTCGACCCCGACGTGAGTCACGCTCGGTCGCACTACCCGGCCCGGAACGTCGCCGACGACCCGCGAACCCGGTATCGAATAGACCCTGAAGAACAGCTCGCTATTTTCGAGCGACTCGAGGCTCGTGGCGAAGACATCGTCGGATTCTACCACTCTCATCCGCACGGACCGCCAGGACCCAGCGCGACCGACGCCGAGGCGGCCGCCTGGCCCGATCGGTCGTACGTGATCGTCAGTTTCGAGGGCAATGGTGGCGACGACGATGCGGTCGTCAGGTCCTGGCGGTGGCGAGACGCGAGTGGCGAGGACGGCCAGTTCGAGCGTGAGCAGCTCGAGCACTCGGTCGGCTTTTGA